The following are from one region of the Proteobacteria bacterium CG1_02_64_396 genome:
- a CDS encoding acetolactate synthase small subunit, which produces MRHLISVLVENEFGVLARVSGLFAGRGYNIESLAVAVTDDPGVSRMTIVSRGSEPVIEQIVKQLNKLVDVIKVIDLTEVDHVQRELMLVKVKAEADSRAEVLRMAEIFRGRVVDVSAGAYTIEVTGDEGKLAAFLELVRPVGILEVVRTGQIAMARGHQGIEIPRQVLTVV; this is translated from the coding sequence ATGCGCCACCTGATTTCGGTGCTGGTTGAAAACGAGTTTGGCGTTTTGGCCCGTGTGTCGGGACTTTTTGCCGGGCGAGGGTACAATATCGAGTCGTTGGCGGTTGCCGTCACCGACGATCCCGGTGTTAGCCGTATGACGATCGTTTCGCGCGGTAGCGAGCCGGTGATCGAGCAGATCGTCAAGCAGCTCAACAAGCTGGTCGACGTTATTAAGGTCATCGACCTGACCGAGGTCGACCACGTGCAGCGCGAGCTGATGCTGGTCAAGGTCAAAGCCGAGGCCGACAGCCGGGCCGAGGTATTACGCATGGCCGAGATCTTCCGGGGACGGGTCGTCGATGTCTCCGCGGGGGCCTACACCATTGAGGTCACCGGTGACGAGGGCAAGCTGGCCGCCTTTTTGGAGCTGGTCCGTCCGGTCGGAATTCTCGAAGTGGTGCGCACCGGGCAGATCGCCATGGCCCGTGGCCACCAGGGGATCGAGATCCCGCGGCAGGTTTTGACCGTCGTTTAA
- a CDS encoding acetolactate synthase, large subunit, biosynthetic type, whose protein sequence is MKISGAEIFVRSLIEEGVDTLFGYPGGAVLNIYDELYKHADQLKHVLGRHEQASVHAADGYARSTGKVGTALVTSGPGATNAVTGIATAYMDSIPLVVFTGQVPTALIGNDAFQEADIVGITRPCTKHNFLVQRTEDLAMTIKKAYYLAASGRPGPVVVDIPKDVTINKAEFDYPKEIRLRSYNPTVKGHPGQIRRAAKMIAKAKRPLFYTGGGVILSNACDELTALVRRLGYPITQTLMGLGAVPASDPSFLGMLGMHGTFEANMAVSQCDLLIAIGARFDDRVTGKIEAFAPDADIIHIDIDPSSISKNVRVDLPIVGDVKAVLTDMLDYIDRHDLDVEHREAIEGWWAEIEEWRARKCLSYTQNDTTIKPQYVIERLHALTNGQAYVTTEVGQHQMWAAQFYGFEQPRRWMTSGGLGTMGYGFPAAMGAQVAHPEATVIDIAGEASIQMNIQELATAMQYRLPVKIAILNNSYLGMVRQWQELFYGNRYSESDMSVQPDFVKLAEAYGAAGFRARTPAEVDAVIKQALEIRDRPVIMDFITDREENVYPMVPAGAALKEMILI, encoded by the coding sequence GTGAAGATCAGTGGCGCAGAAATCTTCGTCCGCAGTTTGATCGAAGAGGGGGTCGATACCCTGTTCGGTTATCCGGGCGGCGCGGTGCTCAACATCTATGACGAACTCTATAAACATGCCGACCAGCTCAAGCATGTGTTGGGTCGTCACGAGCAGGCCTCGGTCCATGCCGCCGACGGCTACGCCCGTTCCACCGGCAAGGTCGGCACCGCCCTGGTGACCTCGGGGCCCGGCGCCACCAATGCAGTGACCGGTATCGCCACCGCCTACATGGATTCGATCCCCCTGGTGGTCTTCACCGGGCAGGTTCCCACTGCGTTGATCGGCAACGACGCCTTTCAAGAGGCCGACATCGTTGGAATCACCCGCCCCTGCACCAAACACAACTTTTTGGTGCAGCGGACCGAAGACCTGGCCATGACGATCAAGAAGGCCTACTACCTGGCGGCGAGTGGTCGGCCCGGCCCGGTGGTGGTCGACATCCCCAAAGATGTAACCATCAACAAGGCCGAGTTCGATTACCCGAAGGAAATCCGGCTGCGCTCCTACAACCCGACGGTGAAGGGGCATCCGGGGCAGATTCGCAGGGCGGCAAAGATGATCGCCAAGGCCAAACGGCCTTTGTTCTACACCGGTGGCGGGGTGATCCTCTCCAACGCCTGCGACGAGTTGACCGCATTGGTGCGCCGCCTGGGGTATCCGATCACCCAAACCTTGATGGGGTTGGGAGCGGTGCCCGCCTCCGATCCCAGCTTCTTGGGGATGCTCGGAATGCATGGCACCTTCGAGGCCAACATGGCGGTGAGCCAGTGCGATCTGCTCATTGCCATCGGTGCCCGCTTCGACGACCGGGTGACCGGCAAAATCGAGGCCTTCGCCCCCGATGCCGACATCATCCACATCGACATCGACCCCAGTTCGATCAGCAAAAATGTTAGGGTCGATCTGCCCATCGTGGGCGATGTGAAGGCGGTGTTGACCGACATGCTCGACTACATCGACCGGCACGATCTCGATGTGGAACACCGCGAGGCCATTGAGGGGTGGTGGGCCGAGATCGAGGAGTGGCGGGCGCGCAAATGCCTGAGCTACACCCAGAACGACACCACCATCAAGCCGCAATACGTGATCGAGCGGCTGCACGCCCTGACCAACGGGCAGGCCTATGTGACCACCGAGGTGGGGCAACACCAGATGTGGGCGGCTCAGTTTTACGGTTTTGAGCAGCCCCGGCGCTGGATGACCAGCGGCGGCCTGGGGACGATGGGGTACGGCTTCCCTGCCGCCATGGGGGCGCAGGTGGCCCATCCCGAGGCCACCGTGATCGACATTGCCGGAGAGGCTTCGATCCAGATGAACATCCAAGAACTGGCCACGGCGATGCAGTACCGCCTGCCAGTGAAGATCGCCATCCTCAACAACAGCTATTTGGGCATGGTGCGGCAGTGGCAAGAGCTGTTTTACGGTAACCGCTATTCCGAATCGGACATGTCGGTGCAGCCCGATTTCGTGAAATTGGCCGAGGCCTATGGGGCGGCGGGCTTTCGGGCGCGCACCCCTGCCGAGGTCGATGCGGTCATCAAGCAGGCGCTGGAAATCCGCGACCGCCCTGTGATTATGGATTTCATCACCGACCGGGAAGAGAACGTCTACCCGATGGTGCCGGCGGGCGCCGCTTTGAAAGAGATGATTCTGATTTGA
- a CDS encoding adenine phosphoribosyltransferase: protein MVQRLKNAIRDVPDFPKPGIVFKDITTLLADPASFQRAIDALADRYVGQEIRRIVAVEARGFIFGAALAYKLGAGLILVRKPGKLPADTRSVSYDLEYGTDVLEIHADALEPGDRVLVVDDVLATGGTVGAVCRLVNELGAEVVEAAFMAELTFLEGRGRVPVPVHSVLQF from the coding sequence ATGGTGCAACGACTCAAAAATGCGATCCGCGATGTCCCCGATTTTCCTAAACCGGGGATTGTCTTTAAAGACATCACCACCCTGCTGGCCGACCCCGCCTCGTTCCAGCGGGCCATCGACGCGCTGGCTGATCGCTATGTGGGCCAAGAGATCCGCCGCATCGTGGCGGTCGAAGCGCGCGGCTTCATCTTCGGCGCCGCCTTGGCCTACAAGCTGGGGGCGGGGCTGATTTTGGTGCGTAAGCCGGGTAAGTTGCCCGCAGATACCCGTTCGGTCTCTTATGACCTGGAATACGGCACCGACGTGCTGGAGATCCACGCTGACGCCCTGGAGCCGGGCGACCGGGTGCTGGTGGTCGACGATGTGCTCGCCACCGGCGGAACGGTCGGGGCGGTGTGCCGCTTAGTGAACGAATTGGGCGCCGAGGTCGTCGAGGCCGCTTTCATGGCCGAGCTGACTTTTCTTGAGGGTCGCGGTCGGGTGCCGGTACCGGTCCATTCGGTGTTGCAGTTTTGA
- a CDS encoding protein-L-isoaspartate O-methyltransferase: MNGGGDLHARRRRRMVEEQLRGRDIKDQRVLAAMGRIPRHRFVEEALASRAYQDSALPIGFRQTISQPYMVATMCQLLELQGGERVLEIGTGCGYQTAVLRQLAEQVYTIERIELLLERAARNLGAILGDQAHTIHFMVGDGYLGWPDAAPFDAIVTAAAAPEIPQALLDQLAPGGRLVMPVGGGEQTVVRVTRTGQGLKHEHFLPCLFVPMLGGVALGGEE, encoded by the coding sequence ATGAACGGGGGGGGCGACCTCCATGCCCGGCGCCGTCGCCGGATGGTGGAGGAGCAACTGCGCGGTCGCGACATCAAGGATCAGCGGGTGTTGGCCGCAATGGGGCGCATCCCCCGGCACCGTTTTGTCGAGGAGGCGCTGGCTTCCCGGGCGTATCAAGATTCGGCCCTGCCCATTGGGTTTCGCCAGACGATCTCCCAGCCCTACATGGTGGCGACGATGTGTCAGCTTTTGGAATTGCAGGGGGGGGAACGGGTGCTTGAGATCGGCACCGGCTGTGGCTATCAGACTGCGGTACTGCGCCAACTGGCCGAGCAGGTTTACACCATCGAGCGGATCGAACTGTTGCTGGAACGGGCGGCGCGCAACCTCGGTGCCATCCTTGGCGATCAGGCCCATACCATCCATTTTATGGTGGGGGATGGTTACCTGGGTTGGCCCGATGCAGCCCCTTTCGACGCCATTGTTACGGCCGCGGCGGCCCCTGAAATTCCCCAAGCATTGCTGGATCAATTGGCCCCCGGTGGGCGGTTGGTGATGCCGGTGGGCGGAGGGGAGCAAACCGTGGTGCGGGTGACACGCACGGGGCAGGGTTTAAAACACGAACATTTTTTGCCCTGTTTATTTGTTCCCATGCTCGGCGGTGTGGCGTTGGGGGGTGAAGAGTGA
- a CDS encoding 5'/3'-nucleotidase SurE, producing the protein MILVSNDDGIRAAGLEALAEGLAALGRRVVVVAPDRERSGAGHSLSLHRPLRVEEIAPGRFSVDGTPTDCINLALTGLLDARPVLVVSGINHGANVADDITYSGTVAAAMEGTLFGIPSIAVSIASRQDQIFSTAAEYALRLARDVLVHSLPADTLLNLNVPNLPLELVRGVRLTRQGKRTYGESAVMNLDPRGRRYYWIGGVSEDDPVEEGTDRAALREGFVSVTPLHMNLTHDQSAQALGHWGVFGS; encoded by the coding sequence TTGATCCTGGTCTCCAACGACGATGGCATTCGCGCGGCTGGTTTGGAGGCGTTGGCCGAGGGGTTGGCGGCTTTGGGGCGCCGAGTGGTCGTGGTCGCTCCCGACCGCGAACGCAGCGGTGCAGGCCATTCTCTGTCGTTGCACCGCCCCCTGCGGGTCGAAGAGATCGCTCCCGGCCGTTTTTCGGTCGACGGCACCCCCACAGATTGTATCAACCTAGCCCTAACCGGTCTGTTGGACGCCCGTCCCGTCCTGGTGGTCTCGGGGATCAACCATGGCGCCAACGTTGCCGACGACATCACCTATTCTGGAACCGTCGCCGCAGCCATGGAGGGAACCCTGTTCGGCATCCCTTCCATCGCTGTCTCCATCGCTTCCCGCCAAGATCAAATCTTTTCTACCGCCGCCGAATACGCGCTGCGGCTGGCCCGCGATGTCTTGGTTCACAGCCTGCCGGCCGACACCCTGCTCAACCTCAATGTCCCTAATTTGCCGCTCGAACTGGTCCGGGGGGTGCGTTTGACCCGGCAGGGAAAACGGACCTATGGCGAGTCTGCAGTGATGAACCTCGACCCGCGCGGACGCCGTTATTACTGGATTGGCGGGGTGAGCGAGGACGATCCGGTGGAGGAGGGGACCGACCGGGCGGCGCTACGCGAAGGGTTTGTGTCGGTGACCCCACTGCACATGAACCTGACCCACGATCAGTCGGCGCAGGCGTTGGGCCACTGGGGGGTCTTCGGATCATGA
- a CDS encoding integration host factor subunit alpha encodes MNNEIDPAGNTMTKAEIVDAVFERVGLPKKDTAAVVEHVLDCVRETVARGETVKISQFGNFTVRRKGSRVGRNPKTGVEIEIPPRKVLVFRPSQILRTRLNDE; translated from the coding sequence ATGAACAACGAGATTGATCCGGCAGGCAATACGATGACCAAGGCAGAAATCGTCGACGCGGTTTTTGAGCGTGTTGGTCTGCCCAAAAAAGACACCGCTGCGGTGGTGGAGCATGTGCTCGATTGCGTGCGGGAGACGGTTGCACGGGGTGAGACGGTAAAAATCTCGCAATTCGGCAACTTTACGGTGCGGCGTAAGGGTTCGAGGGTGGGGCGCAATCCCAAGACTGGTGTGGAGATCGAGATTCCTCCGCGCAAGGTATTGGTCTTCCGTCCCAGCCAGATTTTACGCACCCGGCTCAATGACGAATGA
- a CDS encoding phenylalanine--tRNA ligase subunit beta produces the protein MRFSLSWLQEWIDPQWDLPTFSARLTAAGLEVAAIEDRSLGLEGVVVAHVEAVRPHPDADRLRLVTVNFGAAEPLEIVCGAPNVAVGMNVPLAQVGATLPNGLKIKKGKIRGIVSPGMLCSATELGLPPVTEDGLLRLSAQAVPGTPMAQLLGLDDPVIEIELTPNRGDCLSVRGVAREIGALSGRELKGPAIAELPSPDGTAVPALKIEDVAGCRRYALARLKVRNGPSPQWLIRRLEAVGLRPRNILVDVTNYVMWELGQPLHAFDSALVSGDVTVRAAKEGERFEALNDREVTLTRDDLVVADAQGAIALAGVMGGAGSAVSDQTQEILLEAAWFAPNRVGPTARRYGLGSDSSHRFERGVDPDAVNQALCRAVSLLQDHADGQLMGWSQVDLGAGRRPTIDLDFDRLAKLLGMSVPDNEVIALLARLGGVVTQREGGISVIPPGHRPDWSLFQDLAEEVARIVGLDSIPNKLPQRPMNPTTTIRHFESHLTEAALAVGGIEVITFPFLARDDWAAFAAPSEEPVLLSNPIQADRPCMRGSLLPGLARTVAFNRARQQENLRLVESGHVFKADEEHLALGGVFCGALRHWSGSRAVDFFDLKGWVEGVLQRLGIEAITLTTEALPPFLHPGRSGWIEAGNVRIGWMGQIHPRLSQIWEGGELYGFELDAKAIAAVQSSSRKLDIPSDQPMMRRDLALWVSRSIPASALLTEAAKSSALIRHAEVFDRFEPNPGAERISLGLRLTFQASDRTLASEEVDQMVDKVLKRLEVRFEAGLR, from the coding sequence ATGCGTTTTTCTCTTTCATGGTTGCAGGAGTGGATTGATCCCCAGTGGGACTTGCCGACCTTTTCCGCACGGCTCACCGCTGCGGGGCTTGAGGTTGCCGCCATTGAGGATCGTAGCCTTGGGTTGGAGGGGGTGGTTGTTGCCCACGTCGAAGCGGTGCGCCCCCATCCCGACGCTGACCGGCTTCGTTTGGTGACGGTGAATTTCGGCGCTGCCGAGCCGCTTGAGATCGTTTGCGGCGCCCCCAATGTCGCGGTGGGAATGAATGTCCCCCTGGCACAGGTCGGCGCCACCCTGCCCAACGGGTTAAAAATCAAGAAGGGCAAGATTCGCGGCATCGTATCGCCCGGCATGTTGTGCTCCGCGACCGAGCTGGGGTTGCCTCCGGTAACCGAGGATGGATTGCTGAGATTGTCCGCGCAGGCGGTACCGGGAACCCCCATGGCTCAATTACTCGGATTGGACGATCCGGTGATTGAAATTGAACTTACCCCCAATCGTGGCGATTGTCTGAGTGTGAGGGGGGTGGCCCGGGAGATCGGCGCTTTGAGTGGGCGAGAACTCAAGGGGCCTGCTATTGCTGAACTGCCTTCGCCGGATGGGACTGCGGTTCCTGCTCTGAAGATCGAGGATGTGGCTGGATGTCGCCGGTATGCATTGGCCCGGTTGAAGGTTCGCAACGGTCCCTCTCCGCAGTGGTTGATTCGGCGCCTGGAGGCGGTGGGACTTCGCCCGCGCAACATCCTGGTCGACGTCACCAACTATGTGATGTGGGAGCTGGGCCAGCCACTTCATGCTTTCGATTCCGCCCTGGTTTCTGGAGACGTGACGGTTCGTGCGGCCAAAGAGGGGGAGCGCTTCGAGGCGCTGAACGACCGGGAGGTGACACTGACCCGCGATGATTTGGTTGTTGCGGATGCCCAGGGAGCCATTGCGTTGGCCGGGGTGATGGGGGGCGCTGGTAGCGCCGTATCCGACCAGACCCAAGAAATCCTATTAGAGGCGGCTTGGTTTGCCCCCAATCGCGTTGGGCCCACGGCTCGACGCTACGGACTGGGCAGCGATTCCTCCCACCGCTTTGAACGGGGGGTCGATCCCGACGCTGTAAATCAAGCCCTTTGCCGTGCGGTTTCACTTCTGCAAGATCATGCGGACGGGCAACTGATGGGTTGGTCCCAGGTGGACTTGGGCGCTGGGCGCCGTCCGACCATCGACCTCGATTTCGACCGTTTGGCTAAACTTCTGGGGATGTCGGTACCCGACAACGAGGTGATCGCCCTGCTGGCTCGTCTCGGTGGTGTTGTGACGCAGCGAGAGGGGGGCATAAGCGTGATTCCTCCCGGGCATCGCCCCGACTGGAGCCTTTTTCAGGATCTGGCCGAAGAGGTGGCGCGGATTGTTGGACTGGATAGCATCCCCAACAAACTGCCCCAACGTCCCATGAATCCAACCACGACCATTCGCCACTTCGAGTCCCATTTGACCGAAGCGGCGCTGGCGGTGGGGGGGATTGAGGTCATTACCTTCCCCTTCCTGGCCCGAGACGACTGGGCTGCTTTTGCCGCCCCCAGTGAAGAGCCGGTGTTGTTGAGCAATCCAATCCAGGCTGATCGTCCCTGCATGCGTGGCTCCTTGCTGCCTGGTTTGGCTCGGACGGTGGCATTCAACCGAGCACGTCAGCAAGAAAACTTGCGGTTGGTGGAGTCGGGTCATGTCTTTAAGGCCGACGAGGAGCATTTGGCGTTGGGGGGGGTGTTTTGCGGCGCTCTCCGCCATTGGTCGGGCAGCCGAGCGGTCGACTTTTTCGATTTGAAGGGGTGGGTGGAGGGGGTGTTGCAGCGGCTTGGCATCGAGGCCATAACCCTGACGACAGAGGCGTTGCCCCCGTTCCTTCATCCCGGGCGCAGTGGTTGGATCGAAGCCGGGAATGTGCGCATTGGTTGGATGGGGCAGATTCATCCGCGGTTGTCGCAGATATGGGAGGGTGGCGAGTTGTACGGGTTCGAGCTCGACGCCAAAGCGATTGCCGCAGTTCAATCTTCAAGTCGAAAACTCGATATTCCCTCCGATCAGCCTATGATGCGCCGCGATCTGGCTTTGTGGGTGTCGCGGTCGATTCCCGCCTCGGCGCTTTTAACAGAGGCGGCAAAAAGTTCGGCGCTGATCCGTCATGCCGAGGTGTTTGACCGCTTCGAGCCCAATCCCGGCGCCGAACGTATCAGCCTGGGTTTAAGATTGACATTCCAGGCCTCCGACCGGACTTTGGCTTCGGAAGAGGTCGATCAAATGGTCGACAAGGTGTTGAAACGGCTTGAAGTTCGCTTTGAGGCAGGTCTGAGATAA
- a CDS encoding phenylalanine--tRNA ligase subunit alpha, which yields MDDIIRQIDTAKSESLQAVELVQTLQALDEVRVQYAGKKGILTGLRRMLGDLSHEQRPAVGKAIGDAITAFEQSLALRHELLGAQALNAKLQADRVDIFLPGRGGSEAIRHPIRRQLDRILDIFQSCGFEVATGPEIEEQDYNFTHLNIPEHHPARDMHDTFYLPDGRVLRTHTSPVQIRVMESRQPPLAIVAPGRVFRCDSDVTHTPMFHQVEGFLIDEGISFADLKGTLSAFLAAFFERENLPVRFRPSFFPFTEPSAEVDIGCVLCDGKGCRVCKNTGWIEILGCGMVHPNVFRSCGLDPDRHQGFAFGIGVERLTMLAEGADDLRRFFDGDVRYLSNWR from the coding sequence ATGGATGACATCATCAGGCAGATTGATACGGCAAAAAGCGAGTCATTGCAGGCCGTCGAGCTGGTGCAGACCCTTCAGGCCTTGGATGAGGTTCGGGTTCAATACGCTGGTAAAAAAGGGATCTTGACCGGCCTGCGCCGCATGTTGGGGGACCTTTCCCACGAACAACGCCCTGCGGTAGGCAAAGCCATTGGCGACGCCATCACCGCTTTCGAGCAGTCGCTGGCTTTGCGGCATGAGCTCCTTGGTGCTCAGGCGCTCAATGCCAAATTGCAAGCCGACCGGGTGGATATCTTCCTGCCTGGGCGCGGTGGTAGCGAGGCGATACGCCACCCCATTCGCCGTCAGCTTGATCGCATACTCGACATCTTTCAGTCGTGCGGTTTTGAGGTTGCAACCGGACCTGAAATCGAAGAGCAGGACTACAACTTCACCCACCTGAACATTCCCGAGCACCACCCCGCTCGGGATATGCACGACACCTTCTACCTCCCCGACGGGCGGGTGCTGCGCACCCATACCAGTCCCGTTCAAATTCGGGTGATGGAAAGTCGCCAGCCCCCCCTGGCGATAGTGGCCCCGGGCCGGGTGTTTCGCTGCGATTCCGATGTTACCCACACCCCGATGTTTCATCAGGTCGAGGGCTTCTTGATCGATGAAGGGATCTCGTTTGCCGATCTCAAAGGGACACTTTCTGCGTTCCTTGCTGCTTTTTTCGAGCGGGAAAACCTTCCTGTGCGATTCCGCCCCTCCTTTTTTCCCTTCACAGAGCCGTCGGCCGAGGTCGATATCGGCTGTGTGTTGTGCGATGGAAAGGGGTGTCGGGTTTGCAAGAACACCGGGTGGATCGAGATCCTGGGTTGCGGGATGGTCCATCCGAATGTGTTTCGGTCGTGTGGACTTGATCCCGATCGGCATCAGGGGTTTGCCTTCGGCATTGGGGTCGAACGTCTGACCATGTTGGCCGAGGGGGCCGACGATTTGCGGCGCTTCTTCGATGGAGATGTCCGCTACTTGAGCAACTGGCGGTAA
- a CDS encoding 50S ribosomal protein L20 — MARVKGGVTAKARHKKILKLAKGFRGRKKNCFRIANEFVERALAYQYRDRRNRKRDFRRLWIVRINAAARLHGMSYSVFMNNLKKAGVELDRKVLSDMAIRQPADFGRLVEQVRH, encoded by the coding sequence ATGGCTCGTGTAAAAGGTGGCGTGACCGCTAAGGCGCGGCACAAAAAAATCCTCAAGCTCGCCAAAGGGTTCCGTGGCCGGAAGAAGAACTGCTTCCGCATTGCCAACGAATTCGTTGAGCGTGCCTTAGCCTATCAATACCGGGACCGGCGCAACCGTAAGCGCGATTTCCGTCGTCTTTGGATCGTCCGCATCAACGCGGCGGCCCGTCTGCACGGTATGAGCTATTCGGTCTTCATGAATAACCTGAAGAAGGCCGGTGTTGAGCTGGACCGTAAGGTTTTGTCCGATATGGCGATTCGTCAGCCTGCTGATTTTGGGCGGTTGGTGGAGCAGGTTCGCCACTAA
- a CDS encoding 50S ribosomal protein L35, whose product MPKMKTNRGAAKRFKKTANGHYKYSSAFHNHILTKKSRKTKRNSRGTEVASANDEKSLKRLLPFV is encoded by the coding sequence ATGCCGAAGATGAAAACCAACCGTGGCGCGGCCAAGCGTTTTAAGAAGACCGCCAACGGCCATTACAAGTACTCCAGCGCCTTTCATAACCACATCCTCACGAAAAAGAGCCGCAAGACCAAGCGGAACTCCCGTGGGACCGAGGTGGCGTCTGCTAACGACGAGAAGTCGCTCAAGCGGCTGCTCCCCTTCGTTTGA
- a CDS encoding translation initiation factor IF-3, translated as MRVIADDGEQLGVLTPREALAIAQERGLDLVEVAAQADPPVCRLMDFGRFKYEQAKKMNEARKRQKIIQVKEIKLRPKTDEHDYQVKLRSALRFLEDGDKVKFTLRFRGREMAHVELGAKVLQRIEADLLEIGVVEQHPKMEGRQLVMVMAARAKK; from the coding sequence ATTCGGGTTATTGCCGATGATGGAGAGCAGTTAGGGGTTCTAACTCCTCGTGAGGCACTGGCGATCGCGCAAGAGCGTGGGTTGGACTTGGTCGAGGTTGCGGCGCAAGCCGACCCGCCCGTCTGTCGTTTGATGGATTTTGGTCGGTTCAAGTATGAACAGGCCAAAAAAATGAATGAGGCGCGAAAGCGCCAGAAGATCATTCAGGTTAAAGAGATCAAGCTTCGCCCCAAAACCGACGAGCACGACTATCAGGTTAAGCTTCGGTCGGCGCTGCGTTTCTTGGAAGACGGCGACAAAGTCAAATTTACGTTGCGTTTTCGTGGACGTGAAATGGCCCACGTTGAGCTTGGAGCCAAGGTATTGCAGCGTATTGAGGCCGATCTTCTTGAGATTGGGGTGGTGGAACAGCATCCCAAGATGGAGGGCCGTCAGCTCGTGATGGTTATGGCCGCTCGCGCCAAAAAGTAA